The proteins below are encoded in one region of Apostichopus japonicus isolate 1M-3 chromosome 22, ASM3797524v1, whole genome shotgun sequence:
- the LOC139963489 gene encoding uncharacterized protein isoform X2 → MIWGMTLHPGEEWTREIRIKEHLTLAALECRPWKYNGEPNPAACLLLKIDNNDHVICTLEKGSTPQQNLDLVLQQRETVTFTVEGTGIVYITGYSSGDSVNLCEETSMLVQTNPLVQQEVAGDSLSGYDDEHEVSSDTDYYSKEGNSNKIQEIKNEVVISSDFHEGDEEEWEEEEDHQLGHVHDIDNLSPSLKTLNSPPKGTDIENETEITPRVDISSRERQVLTAYESASLRLAEHCPTAGNISSNSSVNRIPESSSLVYGIKDHTSMSVATETNSQQTLHKDEDYEALIDNTLEVNVHPKPDQNHHKKKKITWREHIIKSSPASISYPVFAKSFQNRRTLKKKEKVHSQHLKDGKYKRLISYCRGLPHHQGMHENYQTDFRPFKCQYCGKSFLRKACVRVHERIHTGEKPFKCRYCSKTFNQKAHVQSHEIVHTGDKNFKCQFCDKAFAHLSTARRHERIHTRA, encoded by the exons GTGAACCAAACCCAGCTGCGTGTTTATTGCTTAAGATTGACAATAATGATCATGTTATCTGTACATTGGAGAAAGGCTCAACACCCCAACAGAACTTAGACCTTGTCCTTCAACAGAGGGAGACTGTTACATTCACGGTAGAAGGAACAG GGATAGTGTACATCACTGGCTACAGCTCGGGTGACAGTGTTAACCTATGTGAAGAAACATCAATGCTCG TTCAAACAAACCCACTGGTGCAGCAAGAAGTTGCAGGCGATTCTTTATCAGGGTATGACGATGAACATGAAG TGTCATCTGATACGGATTATTATAGCAAAGAAGGAAATTCAAACAAGATTCAAGAGATCAAAAATGAGGTAGTTATTTCAAGTGACTTTCATGAAGGGGATGAGGAGGagtgggaggaggaggaagaccATCAGCTTGGCCATGTGCATGATATAGACAATCTGTCTCCATCCCTCAAAACTCTGAACAGTCCCCCTAAAGGAACAGATATTGAGAATGAGACAGAAATAACTCCCAGAGTGGATATCTCATCTCGTGAGAGACAAGTTTTAACTGCTTATGAAAGCGCTTCCTTGAGACTAGCTGAACACTGCCCAACTGCTGGTAATATTTCTTCAAACAGCTCTGTCAATAGAATTCCAGAAAGCTCGAGTCTTGTGTACGGTATAAAAGATCATACGTCGATGAGTGTTGCCACGGAGACAAACTCTCAGCAAACTTTACACAAAGATGAGGATTATGAAGCATTGATAGATAATACATTGGAAGTAAATGTTCATCCAAAACCTGACCAAAATCATCATAAGAAGAAAAAGATCACCTGGc GTGAGCATATTATAAAGTCATCTCCAGCCAGCATATCTTACCCCGTCTTTGCAAAGTCATTCCAAAACAGGAGAACTttaaagaaaaaggagaaagtaCATAGTCAACATTTAAAAGATGGCAAATACAAAAGACTAATTTCATACTGTCGAGGTTTACCACATCACCAAGGAATGCATGAGAATTACCAGACAGATTTTAGACCCTTCAAATGTCAGTATTGTGGTAAATCTTTCCTGAGGAAAGCCTGCGTCAGGGTCCACGAGCGGATACACACCGGAGAGAAACCGTTCAAGTGCAGATACTGTAGTAAAACATTCAATCAGAAGGCGCACGTTCAATCACATGAGATTGTTCACACGGGAGATAAAAATTTCAAGTGTCAATTCTGCGACAAAGCGTTTGCACATTTATCGACTGCTAGAAGGCATGAACGGATACACACAAGGGCATAG
- the LOC139963489 gene encoding uncharacterized protein isoform X1, whose amino-acid sequence MIWGMTLHPGEEWTREIRIKEHLTLAALECRPWKYNGEPNPAACLLLKIDNNDHVICTLEKGSTPQQNLDLVLQQRETVTFTVEGTGIVYITGYSSGDSVNLCEETSMLVQTNPLVQQEVAGDSLSGYDDEHEVSSDTDYYSKEGNSNKIQEIKNEVVISSDFHEGDEEEWEEEEDHQLGHVHDIDNLSPSLKTLNSPPKGTDIENETEITPRVDISSRERQVLTAYESASLRLAEHCPTAGNISSNSSVNRIPESSSLVYGIKDHTSMSVATETNSQQTLHKDEDYEALIDNTLEVNVHPKPDQNHHKKKKITWLGEHIIKSSPASISYPVFAKSFQNRRTLKKKEKVHSQHLKDGKYKRLISYCRGLPHHQGMHENYQTDFRPFKCQYCGKSFLRKACVRVHERIHTGEKPFKCRYCSKTFNQKAHVQSHEIVHTGDKNFKCQFCDKAFAHLSTARRHERIHTRA is encoded by the exons GTGAACCAAACCCAGCTGCGTGTTTATTGCTTAAGATTGACAATAATGATCATGTTATCTGTACATTGGAGAAAGGCTCAACACCCCAACAGAACTTAGACCTTGTCCTTCAACAGAGGGAGACTGTTACATTCACGGTAGAAGGAACAG GGATAGTGTACATCACTGGCTACAGCTCGGGTGACAGTGTTAACCTATGTGAAGAAACATCAATGCTCG TTCAAACAAACCCACTGGTGCAGCAAGAAGTTGCAGGCGATTCTTTATCAGGGTATGACGATGAACATGAAG TGTCATCTGATACGGATTATTATAGCAAAGAAGGAAATTCAAACAAGATTCAAGAGATCAAAAATGAGGTAGTTATTTCAAGTGACTTTCATGAAGGGGATGAGGAGGagtgggaggaggaggaagaccATCAGCTTGGCCATGTGCATGATATAGACAATCTGTCTCCATCCCTCAAAACTCTGAACAGTCCCCCTAAAGGAACAGATATTGAGAATGAGACAGAAATAACTCCCAGAGTGGATATCTCATCTCGTGAGAGACAAGTTTTAACTGCTTATGAAAGCGCTTCCTTGAGACTAGCTGAACACTGCCCAACTGCTGGTAATATTTCTTCAAACAGCTCTGTCAATAGAATTCCAGAAAGCTCGAGTCTTGTGTACGGTATAAAAGATCATACGTCGATGAGTGTTGCCACGGAGACAAACTCTCAGCAAACTTTACACAAAGATGAGGATTATGAAGCATTGATAGATAATACATTGGAAGTAAATGTTCATCCAAAACCTGACCAAAATCATCATAAGAAGAAAAAGATCACCTGGc taGGTGAGCATATTATAAAGTCATCTCCAGCCAGCATATCTTACCCCGTCTTTGCAAAGTCATTCCAAAACAGGAGAACTttaaagaaaaaggagaaagtaCATAGTCAACATTTAAAAGATGGCAAATACAAAAGACTAATTTCATACTGTCGAGGTTTACCACATCACCAAGGAATGCATGAGAATTACCAGACAGATTTTAGACCCTTCAAATGTCAGTATTGTGGTAAATCTTTCCTGAGGAAAGCCTGCGTCAGGGTCCACGAGCGGATACACACCGGAGAGAAACCGTTCAAGTGCAGATACTGTAGTAAAACATTCAATCAGAAGGCGCACGTTCAATCACATGAGATTGTTCACACGGGAGATAAAAATTTCAAGTGTCAATTCTGCGACAAAGCGTTTGCACATTTATCGACTGCTAGAAGGCATGAACGGATACACACAAGGGCATAG